In Clostridium thermosuccinogenes, the genomic stretch AATTCACCAAGGTATTTGAGGATTGGGAGGGGAAGGCTGCATTGTTGATACTGAACGAATGCCCGACACCCAAAAAGGTTGTTGAAAAAGGCATTGAAGGTATCATAGCCATCTGGAAGAAACACAAGATAAGGGCTGTAGGAATAAAAAGAGCTGTGAGGCTTCTTGAATCCGCTAAGACTTCTATTGGAACATCCGAAGGGCTTATATCTGCAGAAAATGAACTCTCAATGTTGCTTGAGGACTATGAGAGCAAAATGCGACAGCATGAAAGAACAATGGCTTTAATTGAGGAGCTGGCAATGCAAATTCCCGGGTTTGAGAAGATGCTTGAAATCAAAGGTGTTGGACTCGTGGTAGCTGCAGGCTTTCTAGCGGAGGTAGGCGATATCTTTAGATTTAGTCATCCAAAGCAGATCCAAAAGCTGTCTGGGCTAAGTCTCAAAGAGAACAGTTCCGGTAAGCATAAGGGTCAGACAACCATATGCAAACGTGGAAGGAAGCGGCTGCGATACTATTTGACATTTGGTATTATGCCCTTGCTGTCCAAGAATGAGGAATTCCGAGCCTTACACCAATACTATACGACTAGGAAGGAAAGGCCCTTGAAGAAAATGCAATCCCTGGTTGCTTTGAGTAATAAGTTAATACGGATATTTTATGCGATACTGACGAAAGACATAGCTTACGACCCACAAAAGATGATAAGCGATATAAAAAGACCGGAAGTAAAAGCAGCATAATTTGCACCGCATATGAAAGAATACATCGCTCTCGTAAGCCAGTCAAGGGCAAGACTGCGTTCGGCTTGTGCCGACCCTTGACAGTCTTACTCACGCGATGGAATGTGTAATCAAGCGGGGCAAGCAGTTAAACTAAAACTAACGCTTTCACTTTAATGATAGATTTGAACCTTGACAAAATGAGCCGGATAGTCGGGATGAATTTTCACCATAAGGGCTTAAGACCCCGTGTTGGAGCTTGACTGACATCCACCTCACGGACAGACAGAATGAAGGAATTAAGGGCATTGACCCAGTTAGATTTGGGAGGTTTGTTGCCGGAGCTAATGTGGATACCAATGGCCGTGATACTGGAAAAAGGACGTAGTTTCATTGGGATACACATCATCATCCATAATTGTGCAGTAATACAATATCTGTCCATATGGCTTGTTTTTAAAAAGGTGAAAATCTGAGATTGAGTGAGTATGCGTAAGAAAAACGAAGAAATATTAGGGAGGTTTTACTATGCCCAAAAAGAAGCTACCCAATGAACTCCTGGATCAGCTTATCAAGGAGTACAATATCAAAGATACTGATGACATTAAGAACATGCTGAAAGACCTTATGGGAAGCACCATTCAGAGGATACTCAACAGTGAACTGGATGAAGAATTAGGTTATGAAAAGTATGATGTCCAAAACAAAGAAACCGACAATTCACGGAATGGATACAGTAAAAAGACTGTTCGTTCTGAATACGGCGAAATAGAGCTTGATATACCAAGAGATCGTAACGGTGAATTTGAACCGCAAATAGTGAAGAAGAATCAAACTGAAATCAAGGGTATCGAAGGCCAGATTATCTCTATGTATGCCAAAGGAATGAGCAACAGAGATATTGAGACCCATCTACAAGAATTATACGGCATCGAAGTTTCACCAACACTAATATCAAGAATAACAGATAGAATTTTACCTGAAATCAAAGAATGGCAAAGCCGTATGCTTAAGAGTGTCTACCCGATAGTGTTTATGGATGCAATCTACTACTCTGTTCGCAAAGACGGGATTGTCGTAAAGAAAGCTGTGTATATAGCTATCGGAATAGATTTGGAAGGACAGAAAGATATCCTCGGCATGTGGATTGGAGAAGCAGAAAGCAGCAAATTCTGGCTTTCCA encodes the following:
- a CDS encoding IS110 family transposase, whose product is MKYTQNEKILQIKETTLIVGIDVGSESHYARAFNFRGVEYGKLLIFSNNTEGFAKLKEWAGKIAEAKGFTEVILGMEPTGHYWFNLAENTMKSGMRIVLVNPHHVKKSKELDDNNPTKNDRKDPKTIAMLVKDGRYIEPYIPEGIYKELRSAMDSRWRLVKELSAVRNRISRWICIHYPEFTKVFEDWEGKAALLILNECPTPKKVVEKGIEGIIAIWKKHKIRAVGIKRAVRLLESAKTSIGTSEGLISAENELSMLLEDYESKMRQHERTMALIEELAMQIPGFEKMLEIKGVGLVVAAGFLAEVGDIFRFSHPKQIQKLSGLSLKENSSGKHKGQTTICKRGRKRLRYYLTFGIMPLLSKNEEFRALHQYYTTRKERPLKKMQSLVALSNKLIRIFYAILTKDIAYDPQKMISDIKRPEVKAA